A genome region from Camelina sativa cultivar DH55 chromosome 10, Cs, whole genome shotgun sequence includes the following:
- the LOC104719313 gene encoding phosphoglycolate phosphatase 1B, chloroplastic → MLMSRSVASAVSQVSSSTSSLLPNSKQLFSFKTLSGYRSSSFCGGSIRKVNHKPLQMTSSSMTPRAMASKQLENADQLIDSIETFIFDCDGVIWKGDKLIEGVPETLDMLRAKGKRLVFVTNNSTKSRKQYGKKFETLGLNVNEEEIFASSFAAAAYLQSINFPKDKKVYVIGEEGILKELELAGFQYLGGPDDGKKQIELKPGFLMEHEHDVGAVVVGFDRYFNYYKIQYGTLCIRENPGCLFIATNRDAVTHLTDAQEWAGGGSMVGALVGSTQREPLVVGKPSTFMMDYLADKFGIQKSQICMVGDRLDTDILFGQNGGCKTLLVLSGVTSISMLESPDNKIQPDFYTSKISDFLSPKAATV, encoded by the exons atgctgatgAGTAGATCAGTTGCTTCAGCCGTTTCACAGgtctcttcttctacttcttcgcTCTTACCAAACTCTAAACAACTCTTCTCCTTCAAAACGCTATCTGGAtatcgttcttcttctttctgcgGCGGCTCCATTCGTAAAGTCAACCATAAGCCTCTACAAATGACGAGTTCCAGTATGACTCCAAGAGCTATGGCCTCGAAGCAGCTTGAGAACGCTGATCAGCTCATTGATTCCATCGAAACCTTTATCTTCGATTGTGACG GAGTAATCTGGAAGGGAGATAAACTGATTGAGGGAGTTCCTGAAACTCTTGATATGCTTCGTGCCAAG GGAAAGAGGTTGGTTTTTGTCACAAACAACTCAACAAAGTCTAGGAAACAGTATGGCAAAAAGTTTGAGACTCTTGGTCTGAATGTTAACGAG GAAGAGATATTTGCTTCATCTTTTGCTGCAGCTGCTTACTTACAGTCTATTAATTTCCCAAAAGATAAGAAG GTCTATGTGATTGGTGAGGAAGGTATCTTGAAAGAGCTTGAACTTGCTGGTTTTCAATACCTTGGAGGGCCG GATGATGGTAAAAAACAGATTGAATTGAAGCCAGGATTCCTAATGGAGCATGAACATGAT GTGGGAGCTGTTGTGGTTGGATTTGATCGCTATTTCAACTACTACAAAATTCA GTACGGAACACTTTGTATCCGTGAGAACCCGGGTTGTCTTTTCATTGCGACAAACCGAGATGCTGTCACGCACCTTACTGATGCTCAAGAATGGGCAG GTGGTGGCTCTATGGTTGGTGCTCTTGTTGGATCCACTCAACGTGAGCCTCTTGTTGTTGGAAAACCCTCAACTTTTATGATGGACTATTTAGCAGACAA ATTTGGAATTCAGAAGTCACAGATATGCATGGTGGGTGATAGACTGGACACTGACATTTTATTCGGGCAAAATGGCGGTTGCAAAACTCTCCTCGTCCTCTCGG GTGTTACTTCAATCTCAATGTTGGAAAGCCCTGATAACAAGATACAACCCGATTTTTACACCAGCAAGATCTCCGATTTTCTATCCCCCAAAGCAGCAACTGTATAA
- the LOC104719312 gene encoding defensin-like protein 3 has translation MAKFASITALFFATLVLFACLETPTMVEAKLCERSSGTWSGVCGNNNACKNQCINLEGARHGSCNYRFPYHRCICYFPC, from the exons ATGGCTAAGTTTGCTTCTATCACCGCCCTTTTTTTCGCTACTCTGGTTCTCTTCGCTTGTCTTG aaaCGCCGACAATGGTGGAAGCAAAGTTATGCGAGAGGTCAAGTGGAACATGGTCAGGAGTTTGTGGAAACAATAATGCATGCAAGAATCAGTGCATTAACCTCGAGGGAGCACGACATGGATCTTGCAACTATCGCTTCCCATATCACAGATGCATTTGTTACTTCCCATGTTGA